The Lolium rigidum isolate FL_2022 chromosome 1, APGP_CSIRO_Lrig_0.1, whole genome shotgun sequence region gtggtggtggaaacAACTTCAAGACCAAGCTGTGTGACAACTTCAACAAAGGCTCTTGCACGTTTGGAGACAGGTGCCACTTCGCCCATGGTGAGAGTGAACTGCGTAAATCTGCTGCGGCTTGAGATATGATTTTCATGGCTTGTCATGGTTAGTGACCAGCAAGTTTGAACTCCAGATCTGAGGCCGTTAACCCATGGTGACATTGAGTTGCACAAGCCTATTGTTGATTGGGAGATACTGGCATGGCTTGGTATGATCAGATTGCTGTAACTCTAAAATAGATATCTGAGTTCGACTTGCTTTCGAGATTTATAGGCTTTAGTGTACTGCTGTCTTTTCCCCTCTGCTCCGCATCCAAGTTTTGTACTGTTTCTAAGGCACTCTATTATTGCAAGATTAGTCATTCTATTTCAGAAATCTATTGAAAGTTAAGCCGAAATTTGAGTCTCCCATTTTATGTTCTTATTCAGGCTATCAGTCTTTATATTTGATTGATGGTGCAACGATGTCTATGTCAATTTCAAGTTCAGTCTTTAAACGAGACAACTAGTCAGAATCAATGCTTCAAAACAAGACCACTATCTTTTTTAACCTTTTGGAAGGTCAGATAATGGTTGCATTGATCACAAGAGTATTCAAAAGAAAGCTAGTGGGTTTATAAACCCAATTCGTGTGCCACACACACCATTCCCTTCTGTTGGACAATGCTTGAATCCAACTTTCACAATAGACCTAGCGAACCATGTTGGTCTAGAGACATGCAGAATGTAAGGAGACTGCAAAGAGCTGAACGCTGAATCTACATTTTGTTTAACGAATTTCTCATCAAGTTGAGACAGCCTTTAAAAGTTTGCAGTCAGACGCAGAAGTGACATTGCCAAGTGGAAACATTGCGCAACTCGTTCACGGTCTTTGGCCTCATCCGTAGTCACCATAGCAAGCAACTAGTCGCAAGCCACAACTTCCTGGAGACCTACCTAAGGAAAATCTCAGATACAGCCGACCATATCAATCCACCAATCGTAAATCATTGCAGCCCAGTAATCACCTCAATTCAACTGCACAAGGACATTTAAATAACAGGTTCAGTATGTCTTGCTCCTTGGGTGCATACTGTACACAGCCCCGATGCACCAAAATGTCAGTTTCCCTAAATTGCTTTAGAAAATCAAGCAATGCATTTAGTAAACCAACACATCATGACACTGATCAACACTTTTCTAACTTAGCTAACTTAGATAACTTTAATAGCATCCACCGTCATACATTCAGACTTGCCAGCCCATCCTTACAAAAGACCCTCTCAAAAGCTAAAGCTAGGTCAGCCAGGTAACCCCTTTCCCTACTTACACCAAATATACCCAAAACGCATATGAAGGATGGCCAGTAGGACGCAGCGATCAGCCCACTCGGTTAAACTCCTGAACGAGGTCCTGGGCGAGGGGGCGGCGCCTGCGCTTGTAGGTCTGGAAAACTTCCTTCTTATCCTTGGCCATCTCCTCCTTAATCACCATGACGTCCAGTCTGCCTGTAACACTCGACTTGTCTTGGGGACTCATATGCGTATCCTCCATGACCATGACTTCCAATGTTCTTGGGGATGCCATCTCATCCTGCTGTGCTTGCATGACCAAGCCCCGGTTCCTGGAGAGCTTCCTGATCGGCGTTGTGTGTGTTGGCATCTCAGGCTCGTTGCTTCCACCGGACATGATGTTTGCAGCGGACACAGGAGACTGATTCCCCCCAGGTGTGCTGCGTGCAGGCATCTCCTGTTGGTTGTTTCCTCCAGACGTGCTGAGGGAAGACGGCCTGTGCTGCATCAGTTCTTCCCCCTCTGCAACTATCCCTTTCATAAGCTGTGGTAAATACAAAACATATTGATCAGAATGGACTGAATCACAAACCATATACTAGCGTTGCTCGTCCTACACATCCCTGGCCTTCACTCAAGTATAATATTTAGTATTTACCtcccgtaaaaaaaaaatatatatagttAGATGGATTATTGCCCTGTCCAAAAAGAAGTAAACCTATTTTAATTGTCACCATATTCTAAATCTAGCTTGCATTACTAGTCATAGAGTAAGAGAACAGTCTAATGTTTATATCATGCACTAGTGGTGAAAACAGTCTGATGTTCAGTTTCAAAATGACAATTTAATGATCGAGATAGTACCTTCCAATCCTGGAAATCAAATCTGAAGACGAAGTGATTGTATACCACTTTTCCTTTGGCAATCGAACTAGCAGCAGGTGCATTCCTTGGACCTGTTTGGTCAATGAAATAATATCAGATACAGAGATATGTGATATAACAGCAACAGAAGAGCAATCAGGTAAATAAAGCACTTACAGACAATATGATGTCCATCATCATTCACGTTGATTTCCACTCTGCCATCTTTAACAAGGAATGACAAAGCAAATATATTCTCCACCGTTTGGGCAAAGGAGGTCCTATTTAAAATAAGGTTTTCAAGTCTTGCTCTTTTATACTTCCTCAGGACATCAAATAGAACAGCCATGTTCCTGTCTGTATCACTTTTTCCTGTCTCTGATGGATCAACAAGCTGCACAACAGGGCAGATTAGATCAGCATATTGTTAAAATCGGATATAGTACTTGTATTCAGATATAGCTGTAGCAGAACAAAGAAACTATTCATTCGACAAGAAGCAAGCTGCTTGCCTAAACTGGTCTTAAAAGGGAGGTGAAAAATGCTAAAGAAAAGTGAGTAATTTCAACATAACGCTAGAAGTTGATATTGTACTTGTATTCAGACAAAGCTTTAGCAGACCAAAGAAATTATTCATACGACGTGAAGGAAAATGCTTACCTGAACTGGTTTTACTTGAGAGATGACAAATGTAAAAGTGTAAATtgagttttaaaatatttaagtCCAGGAGGGGCTTTTGTGGATGTACCCCATAATCACCAGAGATCGATTTTACTACAAATGGTGAGCCACACGAATTTGATAATCACCAGGCACAAAACTACTGAAACTAACGCATTAAACTGACTTAGTGTGAAATATACTACTCccaccggttcatattaattgactctaatatggatgtatctagacacattttagttctagatacatccatattaaagccaattaatatgaatcggagggagtagcatatGCTGCTGTGATGTAAAAATCAATCGTTGCCTCTTTTTTTTACAAAATCCCAGCATTCATTGTTAAAGGTTTATATTAGTAGGAATTGTAATCACACTGGTTAGGCAACATACAGATTATTTAGGAAATAAATTATACCATGAAAGGGCCACTTATCTTTAAAAAAATACTAATAGTGAACTGTGCACCATGCAATTTAACTAAAATTGCACATTGCAGGTGAAAAGGAAGAAGGTAATAAACAAGTTAAAAGGAAAAG contains the following coding sequences:
- the LOC124660275 gene encoding non-structural maintenance of chromosomes element 4 homolog A-like, with the translated sequence TVTPASAAAEGAPQALEDRRLLRSRYLAVKSQINDDKDEMARADSAKFSAIFTQVETLHQLVQKPREQIADAEALLDIATSLGASVRSQSALGITPSDLVAGLLKKFGTRADANGEGASLRWGRVGLAASHVFMAVPGCSTMVGPMKAEVKARRKHITRKRTPRPRRNDRPEQLVDPSETGKSDTDRNMAVLFDVLRKYKRARLENLILNRTSFAQTVENIFALSFLVKDGRVEINVNDDGHHIVCPRNAPAASSIAKGKVVYNHFVFRFDFQDWKLMKGIVAEGEELMQHRPSSLSTSGGNNQQEMPMPTHTTPIRKLSRNRGLVMQAQQDEMASPRTLEVMVMEDTHMSPQDKSSVTGRLDVMVIKEEMAKDKKEVFQTYKRRRRPLAQDLVQEFNRVG